The Pelobates fuscus isolate aPelFus1 chromosome 2, aPelFus1.pri, whole genome shotgun sequence genome has a segment encoding these proteins:
- the LOC134587330 gene encoding retinol dehydrogenase 13-like, producing the protein MLTNKYVVAASVVGTVLGGGILLKDYMRSDNGPSKAMITGKTVIVTGANTGIGKETAMDLARRGGKVIMACRDMGKCENAAREVRGQTLNHNVYAKHLDLASTKSIKEFARSIRKEEEHVDILINNAAVMRCPNWKTEDNFEMQFGVNHLGHFLLTNLLLEKMKRSVNSRIINVSSLAHIAGEIDFDDLNWEKKKYNTKAAYCQSKLANVLFTNELAKRLQGTGVTANSLHPGVADTELGRHTGMHKSTFSSTVLAPLFWFLVKSPKEAAQPSIYLAVNEEMAGISGKYFNGLKEKEPAPQALDEETARRLWVESAKLVHLDDALKECEAQ; encoded by the exons ATGTTGACAAATAAGTATGTAGTTGCTGCCTCTGTGGTTGGGACAGTGCTGGGGGGAGGAATCCTGCTAAA GGATTACATGCGCAGTGACAACGGCCCCAGTAAAGCAATGATAACTGGCAAGACTGTGATAGTAACTGGGGCAAATACAGGAATCGGCAAAGAAACCGCCATGGATTTGGCaagaagag GAGGAAAGGTTATTATGGCCTGTCGAGATATGGGGAAGTGTGAAAATGCTGCCAGAGAAGTACGTGGTCAAACACTAAATCACAATGTGTATGCTAAACATCTGGATCTCGCATCTACTAAATCCATCAAAGAATTTGCCAGAAGTATACGGAAAG AAGAAGAACACGTGGACATTCTTATTAACAATGCTGCAGTAATGAGATGTCCTAACTGGAAGACAGAAGACAACTTTGAAATGCAGTTTGGTGTCAACCACTTGG GTCATTTTCTCCTAACTAACCTGCTCCTTGAAAAGATGAAGAGATCAGTAAATTCCCGTATAATAAACGTGTCTTCTTTGGCACACATAGCGGGAGAGATTGACTTTGATGATTTGAACTGGGAAAAAAAGAAGTACAACACAAAAGCAGCTTATTGCCAAAGTAAGCTTGCTAACGTCCTGTTTACAAATGAGTTAGCAAAAAGGCTGCAAG GTACAGGAGTAACGGCCAACTCCCTACACCCAGGGGTTGCAGATACTGAGCTGGGAAGACATACAGGAATGCATAAATCTACATTCTCCAGCACAGTGCTAG CGCCTCTGTTTTGGTTCCTGGTAAAATCACCCAAAGAAGCAGCCCAGCCCAGCATCTATTTGGCTGTGAATGAGGAAATGGCAGGCATATCTGGGAAATATTTCAATGGCTTGAAGGAAAAAGAGCCAGCTCCACAGGCTTTGGACGAAGAGACTGCAAGGAGGCTCTGGGTAGAAAGTGCCAAACTGGTGCATCTTGATGATGCATTAAAGGAATGTGAAGCACAATAG